TGCTGAAGAATTGGTACTATCACCTGTTTGCAAATGCTAACACCTTGGTGTGGTATCTTCAACAAATGTGCTCTGATTCTAGTATAGCTACCCGATATTTGTTTGCTGCAAAATTTGCACTCTAATACTGCATTTCCTCCATCAGGACCATTGCTCTCGATCTTATTAATAATATGCCTCCAAGAGAATATCTAGGATCACAGATCTCATTCACTTCAGGAAGACTATCGGCATCACTTGTTACGTTGACACTACTAGGTTCAGAGACATGCAACAGAGAACTTCCACTACCACTTGCACGGTCCTGCTGTTAAGGTGAGAACTTTTTTGCTGGAAGGTTCTGCCCTGGTTTAGTAGAATTTGAGCTAGTCAATGGGTCTTATGCAAACCATTGCCAACCCACGAGAAACATGTAGTGCCAACCCAGGAGAATCTGATCAGAGAACTATATTGTGTCCTCTTCATGATATTTTAGAAATATGTGTGATTTGTTGCAACATATGCTAACTCACGACTAGGAAGAAAAATATGTGCCTGAGGGACTGCCCACTCTACTGCGTTCTTCGCCTTCAACACTATCTTTCACCATGGTGTGTTGGAGACACTACTGGAGTCAGGTTCTTTGACGACTgtctaaggcactcggcaaagcctttgccgagtgtggcactcggcaaagaacacacggtaaaaaattgatcggcaaagccctctttaccgagtgtcttttattaggcactcggtaaagaaaagcgaccgtcacggcgccggccccattgacggtcgctttgccgagtgccaaccctacaggcactcgacaaagatttttttttaaattctttgctaAGTGCTCTCTACCCAGCCCTTgacaaagatgttttattttttttctaaaaattctatgccgagtgccccctggccgccgctcagcaaagtttgaattttttttaaaaaatgtctttgccatATGCCCTCTggacggcactcggtaaagtttgaatttttttaaaaaaaaattatttgccgagtaccatggtcatggcactcggtaaagctgaAAAAATAGTTtttcgagcgcccatttttccagctttgccgagtgctatgaccatggcactcggcaacggggtcctttgccgagtgcaacactcggcaaagtgacccaaaacggcaatttttattttttttacattccatcatgacaaataaattcatacaaacatatatcacatagatatctcatccatcacatatatatctcattcatcacatatatatctcatccatccacacatccatccgcacatatcacatccatcacaatttatatcacatatataataataagtgctcaagtccatccaaataaatccacaagtccatcacaagtccatcaacaTCCACAAGTACATCACAAGTAtaccacaagtccatcaccaagtgagcaacaaatgaaaaaaatacaacgtgcactcatctcggccactgcgactgtgatgaaggcccagctccatcattcggaggtgcatgaggtggattattcgaaccaccgtcagatggagactacacaaaggagaaaagattgcatgtgagacatgATTATTTgaatagctaatctaggaaggtagaggccatacaagcaaagcacaagcgaaagtaaaaaactttcatacccACAGAAGTAGCTACAGCTACAGGATGCGGAGGcgaaggtggaaccaacagcccagctggcagagagaagcccacacgttgcctaagcccttgtaggaactccgtaatgtccgtcagcctctgcgcctgggcctgccgctcggcctccagctgggtcGTCATCCTCTactgcccggcctccagctcctgacgttgcctcatttcttgttccagccgagcCTACAAtttttcactccaatgttttagtaatgcaaagctaattaagatgtgtaaagatcaatgtatgatgagTAAAACATGAATAACCTCGAGTGTGTCGACCTGGTGctatgcagcggtcggccgtgtgtgaATGGctaggctctcgctcgtgctccgtgctcggatctaggatAGAGAGGgggtagaggccgtgtcgatgacgccgtcgccaagccagaaccgcccatgtttcttgccttgccccgccctcatgatggtctctccatcgaagtcctgggtgctcggatcatggtctggcccatggaacgacctcgccacctcaatgtactcactgatgcgggagtggacgctcgggttcgtgtatgcctcgggcgggtcctccaggttgaaggagacgtcggacgtcgccctgccattgtgggccatacaccaaaCCTAGAAGTCCgtgcaagcctggccactatgtgacgccgactgcgggAAAgatagcacgatgattagaaatcaggcagaactgagcgtcacaatagataaatgaattcgcgtacccaagCTTGTTTGTATTCggtgaggctgcggctgccttgatggtgtgctggacttTACATCTTCAAACGATGGTcctgggcatccctgtgcatcttgaggtactcctccgtgaatcacctctccaccatcatcgtccagcactcgggatatgcttggcaccaccagggaatcatctacatgtcatcaagtattggacatataagatgatcaaattaaaccaacttaatctcaaaatgaatcaatattgatgttcttcatttaccttaaggtactgctcctgggtcagctgcatctctcttgcgtctttcttggttttcctctcttcaagcttcgacccgtagtaggttacgatggcctagatgcgcacctcgtgatgcatgtcaggtgatgagttttttacaggctttggtagtcacctgctccgccgtAGCCTCAAAtctctcctcgcatctgtaataagtctgcatacaaaagcgatgtatccattcattatttcaagaaaagtccaatgaatgtgacgtattgagcaatgttgtgcgagggagacttacccaaaactctgccttcacccgcgttgccttgttggggtactccgcatcaagggcgacgacgtagtggtcaaacgagtaggccggctccgtcttcgatgtgtacatgacaatgccggggaagtgttgcctgcacagaagacccaggatgccattgactagccatgcgctaccacccgacataaccacccagttcctgcacaagtgattaagaaaaattattagtttttttttcatcatatcatatgaagtagtggtgataacatataaagttacttacttttaccctttggggcgaatcactgggcgttggtgagaaagcagaacctgtgggaggctcgtgggacctcgcaagtagacactcaaagaggagtcggaggaagtgGAACCCGTTCCTGTCGCCTCCcactcgtcgtcctcgtgcggcccctcctcctcttccgtctgccgaaccagctccttGTCTGACTCATCCACAGgtgccacctcctcctctagctcctcctaacgcgacgtgggaggagacggccccctcctacggccggcggtcctcctcctcctcctgttcgatccatctgccgccccctccgcctcctcctacagccggcgtggtctttggtaaatcgagttcacggacctatgacggtcgcccgccgtctttgttcaatcacctgcagtaaaaaagaaaaacaagacgtaattagaaatatgtgcaaaaatgaacaaaacataattacaaaaaacatagcaatacatatattagaaatatatgcaaaaatgaacaaaacataattacaaaaaacatagtattacatgtattagaaataatcttcatgattgagattagctggatcataggtctcgtcatcactatcaacattgtccaactcatcaacactatccgaaggaggaatgttgtcttcattgtcattgcctaaacgtaatcgctcaagcatttgtatgttcttcagatttcgcacctcgtctacagcgtcctcgtcatcatccctttcattgtctacttccattcctatctcttcggttaagtctatgtcaaacctcccttgtagcccctcttctagatagaactctccatcatatatgTTTGGGTTGAatttgtaatcttcatcgtttaggacaggtagtttaccgtgtggcgataccttgtcacatgtagagatgtcctgatttgtaagcatcgtacgtgacaacttgcacgaaatcttctgaaatttttatcatagcctccacatacgatatcacgatatttcaacaagtttcatgattttcggacttcgtttgctttttatataatttaaaaacacttcgcacgcaagttcgcggtcatgtttcgtgaacaagatgtccgaaatttcgggtccgttcctggatacggcctcacactacactcagtaacatgactatcattttttgaatcattaaattctattattcgtaccacgtgcagttcaaatttatatttttcgaaaaaaatcaagtaaacgaaataaagtaactaaatatatcaaaaagccacaaaaaatcctcaaATTCTAACGAGTAGtttctggtactttaaaagggccgcacaaaaaatttggaggccaaaaacaaaaataaaaaactttgccgagcgccggggcatggcactcggcaaacggggtgtttgccgagtgccaagaataaggcgctcgacaaagaggatttttgaattttttttagaaatttcctctttgccgagtgccttcacagggacactcgacaaaggtatttcaaaaaaaaatattttttttaattcctccctttgccgagtgccgaagttgttaggcactcgacaaagtcatttaaaaaaatattgaatctttgccgagcgccgtgtcagaggcactcggcaaagtattttccaaaaaaaaatctttgttgaGTGCCTAAcagtaggcactcgacaaagaaggacgtggccgcaCCGTTACACGggacagcctatgccgagtgtcaTGCTTTggccgagagcctggcactcggcaaagaagtcctttaccgagtgcccttttttgcaaagtgcccggcactcggcaaagaattttttgccgagtgcaattctttgccgagtgcgacactcggcaaagaaggtctttgtcgagtgtccgatttttgacactcggcaaagcagtttgcactcggtaaagactctGTTTTCAGCAGTGAGATGACATAAATTTGGCTGAAGATTAGATAAATTTGATTTTCTAGGCTTTCAGAGCGCTTGAAGGTTCACAAATCTTGAAAATGTTTTTGTTCTTTTGTGGGTAAAAGTTGCATTTATTTGAAGAGCAATCTTGTTCAAAAGCCACAACTCTGTTTCTGTTTATTTTACAGTATTGCCTTCAGTATCTTAATTTTACACATAAATACATAGTCGTTTGAGAACAGTACAGATTAAAATGACAACTCTTATGTTTTGATAAAATTAAAAACCGTTGAAACCAGTATCATAGATATCGGACGGCGCACGGGAATCTTCTCGCCCCAGCTGCCAGAGCCTGTCAAATGTTCTTCACTTGGGAACCGTCGCGGCGACCAGGAACTCACCGGCAGCGCCGCCGTCAGGCATCACGACCGCAAGCCCATCGCTGCCACCGTTCAGGATGCTGTACGACACGTGCAGGGGCTTGCTGTCCCTGAGCACCAGCTCCTCCAGACCAAGCTCCAGCCACTGGGCAACCTCAACCTTATATCCCGCGCGACCGCCGCCCCGCGGCTGCCCGTACGCCGCTGCGCACGTCTCGACGCTCACCCCTCCCTTGCTGTCGATGTCGTTGAAGACGACGATTGGGAACTGCAGGGGCACCTTGCCCGCCGCGCCGAGCCGTTCCTTCGCCTGGGCGACACAGGCGACGGCGAGCGCGTGGTGGTCGGCTGGTGCGCCCGCGCCGGCGGTGGTGGGTCTGGCTCGGAAGAGGACGGTCTCGCCGGCGTCGCCGGAGGCGAAAGTGTCGAGGGGGATGGACTTGGTGAGCACGCTCACGCCCCTGGCGCCCGGGCGCTGGAAGTAGCTCGCGTACTGCATGAGTGGGTGGGCGGCGACGTCGTTCTGAGCCTTCATCCGGGCGTGCGTGCGCGCCCACGACGCGAGGAACCTCGCCAGTGACAAGGGATCGGACAGCATCAGGCTGCAGCTCACGCCCACGGCGAAGCCTCCGTCACCCTGGAACCGTGTCAGCTGATCGAGCAGACAACACAAAACGTTAGCTATTGCTATTATAAACATGTACCCCTCAGGTCACAAAAGAGTACGTAGTATCGTCGTTACTAGAGTTGCATGAAGTAATCCACACATTTGGACTTTTCCTATCAATATCATTTTAAGTATTTTGATTGAAGTTTTGGGAAAAAAATACATTAAAAATTGTCTGAATGCTAGTTAgtcttgtaatattttgcaaGGTGTATATTGTATACTGCTCATTCCGATCCAAATTATAGTTactttagttttgtcctaagtctaATTTCTTTAACTTTgataaaaattataaaaaatacaCCAACATCTATAACATCAAATTAGTTATATAAAATTCTCCATAAAATATTTTATGATAGCTCATTTGTagatattaatatattttctaaaaaaattggtTTAAGCTAGAAAAGTTTAGCTAACTTAAAAACAAAGTCAACATGAACTGTACGTAAATAATTTAGAACAAAGATAATATTAGTTAGTGACTAGAGTGTGTGATCAAGACAACATTTTTTTCACCATTATTAGGTTGAGTAAATTGCATCTCAGGACGGAGACTTCGATCCGTAATGCTGGTGTAATGTACAATATTTTCTTTGTCAGAGTAACGACAGGTTGTTGGGTGTTGTAGCTACATATTTATTTTGATTTGGACGTACATCTTCATCGGATAGGATATATAATTACATATATGTTGTTGGGTGATGTAGCTATATATCTATATCGATTTGGGACATGGCATGTTGTTGAGTGACGTGGCTAGCTAGTATTCCCTTAAGGCCGTATTTAAACCATATATAGTTCTAGCTAAGTCAAATAATATTTATATTGATTTagacgtgtatatatatatgttgacggGTGATGTagctatatatctatatctatatcgatCATATCAATTTGGCATCTTCGTTCAACAGATATGACATATTATTGTTGACACGTTGGGTAAGGTGGCTAGCTAATACACTCCCTGAGCTCAATTCTAGAAAGGATGAGCATCTCTAAGAATGGCTTATATCCCTTTCCCATccatattttttttggaaaaataagAAAAATTCATACCCATATCCTTTTCTCATCTTTTGGCATTTGCAAAATCACCGTCACTTACGCGCGGCCTGCGAGCGCGCATCCGAAGTTTTCCCGCGCCGCCTTCTCCTTCCCGCAACTCGTTCCCGCGCAACATCTCCTGCTCGACTGCTGCGCAATTCTCTCCACCGGCACCGGGATGTCCTCGTCCGTCGTCTCCTCCCTCGACGATGTCGCTCGCAGCAGCGGCCACCACCACCCAGCCCGTGCCGAGCTCGGCCTCGGCAGCCACGAACACTGGCAATGAGCGAGCCCTCCGCGCCGGGCAAGTGTAGGCGCGGATGCCGCCACGGGCGAGGCAGCCGCGCAGGCCCGGACCCCGGTCACCGCTGGTGGCACTCACGTGTGCGAGCTCGACTAGAGGAGGGACCGTGAGGAGGCAACACCGGAGGAGGGGACGCGGTGAAGATCGCTGCCGTCGGAGATGGCATCCACGTTCAAACACTTCACGGGAAGTCGTCGTGACTCTCCTTCACGGAAACACTTCACGGGAAGCCGCGGCAGCCGGCAGGTCTCGTCCTccccgacgatgagctcctctgCGGAGTCCTCGCGACGACgaaaggaagcggcggcgacCTACATGGGACAGGGTTCGCCAACTCGCGatggaaaaaaaaaaacatgcaggAAAATGTGTGTGGGAGCAAGATTTTGATTTTTTGAAGTGAAATATGGAGTACTATTCGACAagatcttctttttttttttcttcccaaTACTCTTTTGGGAGTTGGAAAACATAAAGTTTAAGGAGAAAAATATGAGGAACTCTTGAAGATGTTACGATGCCCCTATATGTACAGTAGACAGGAGCACTGAGGAAACGTGGAATCTGCAAGTGATATATACTGCTAGTTAAGtcaaataattttaaatttaTCTGAATCTATTTAAAAATATGTTTTTCATAGTATATCAGAGTCATAAATGTTGACATCTTTTTATACAAATTCAGTTAAATTTAAGATGGTTTGACTTGAACTAAACATTAAATTGCATCCTTTGCAAGATGGAGGTAGTATATTTATATTGATGGGGTGTCTTTCAAAACCAACGAGTGAACGCTTTCCCTAATAAAATGTAAAAGAGACAAAAAGATGACCTGGAGAATAGACAGGCATGGTTTATTGTAGGGTGCATATCCGATGAATAGCACAAAAGTTGAGAACGTGACATCATCAGAGAGTACTTTGATGCATGTTTTGTAAATAACTCTAAACTTATTCATAGTTAATGCACAttattgtcacaaaagttgaGATTTGAACAGCTCaaaaatttatgaaaatatgaTAAATTTTATGTGCACGTGCACTAAAAAACATTTGCACTTTCAAGAGGCAGGCCGACATATTATGGGATTAATAAAATCACCATAGATGTCTTGCCGATGACGTGCTGTCACCTACCACTAAAAAATAGTTAATCATAAATAGCTTGGAGAACATGTATTGAGTTAGAGGCTAGTGCCATCTCGTTTTAAATTTCCATATCTCATTCATTCAAGTATAGAACAACTATTAAGCTACGATTTTTCTCTTGTCCTCATAGTGCCTTATTTTTCTTGATTTTGCCATAATGCTCACCTTCTAGCGCCTAATTTTCTAAGGACAAGTATATTGGCCCATGTCATCTATTTAATACTCTCTCTAAATTATAACTCACTTTATTTTGTTATTAATTCAAACTCTTTAATTTTGACagttattttttagaaaaaatatattaatatctaAAATACCAAATGAATGCATTATCAAAAGATATTTCATTATCGATTTATAGAAACTAATTTGTTGTTGTAGTTGTTAATATAATTTCTACAAACTTGGTCAAGTAGTTTATCTTTAAGATAAAGTTAAAGTGGACTCTATAATTTAGAATACACAAATACTAGAAAATATAGTCGTTATGAGAACAGTATTATAGATTAAAATGACAACTTTGTGTTTTTATTAAGTCAAATTCTTTAGTTTTGACTAAGTTATGCCAAGGTCCAACACATCTTTGCTAGCAATGGATTTGAGATTTGAACTTGTTACCGGCTTACGGCGCACGCGCGCGCCATGGATCGCCGGCCGGCTGTTGTCACTGTCAAGGTGGATGCGCTTGGCATGGGCATGGAGCTTACCTGCACGTAGACGAGCGCGCTCACGTCGGGGTCCTCCGCGTTCACGTCGACCCACGGAGCCAGCGCGGCCTCCCAGCTGCACGCCCGGTCCTTGTCCTGGACGGCCTCCAGGAACTCGTCGAGGGTGACCTCCGCCGTGGCCTCTACGAGCCTCACGCCGGCGTCGTTCAGCTTCACCTCCCATGCCCCGTCCGCGTGGCGCCGGAGCCGACCGGCCATCTCCGGGTGGTCGGCCACGGCCTCGCCCAGCGACTCCTTCGCCCACATCGCCTCCTCCCACAGCCGTGAGGCCCCCTTCTCTCCAGCGTCCGCGCGGTAGTAGAGCACCACGCGTGTGCGCCGCTGCAGCGCGGCCGCCGGGAGCGGGGGCGCGGCCACGGCGATGCGGCGCGTCCGCCCAGGCTCGACCGCCCGCGTCGGCACGGCAGTCTGCGGGGACTGGAGGTGGACGCGCGGCGCCGCCGGCGTGGGTTCCATGCTGTGTCGGTGATAGCTGCACGCTCACCCCGGCCTTATTAGCTTGCCGCTCTCGAGGATCGGAGGTGACCAAACACGGCTCTTGCGTTGTCCCTTTTATTTGCAGGTGGCATGGTGCATATGCATGCTTGTGCCCGGACAGCGGCGGCGACGAAAACTATGCATGGCAGTTGGCAGGTGCTGTCATGGCAGGTCCCGGTACTTTGGTTCAGGATACAACAGTATTGGACTATTGGTCCTAATAGTAATACAGTTGTCTAGTGGTTGTACGTATATATTTATGGTGTACTTATGAGCTTAGTCATATATATAGTAGTTGATTTATTTGTGATCTATTTTTTCTCTCAAAAAAATTCTTAGTTCTCATACATAAGTCGACTGTAAATTAACAATACATTTCTCTTTTCTCTCTTCTCCGTCTCTCATCCACGTCGGTATAAGATTACAACTCTTTACTATTGTTGCTTTTATTAGGTGAGAGAAGATGTCAAATActcctttttttttttagaaacgtCAAATACTGCTGAACCACCGAGCTGGAGCGTTTAGGTCTAGCCTTAATTAGTCAGCTTTTTGCGATGTCCCTATATTGATACTCGTTCTGTCCCAAAGAGAGTCACGTAGAGTTTTTGTACAGgttaaactttcttaagtttaatTAGGTTAGTagaaaatattaataatatttatatttctaaataagtttattataaaaatatattcaatgattaaTCCAATAATTCTTACTACAACGTTCCAGCAATTCTAGCACAATGTCATGTtttagtatcttaagtttgatcaattatagataaaaagtatCATTATATATAATAtcgaataaatatcattagattaattataaaatatattttcataaaaaattaatttggagcATTAAATGTGAATACTATTCACTAGAAATTTAGTCAAACATGTGTCACTTTAACTGGCACCAACCTACAGTTGCATTTTTTTGGACCGAAGGAGTATTATGcatatagttaaaataaaaatGTTTGACTAAGTGAGAATGATATGCTTCCGGAACAGAGTAGGTGCCATAGTGCATGCTTGTGCCCTACAGCGGCGGCAATGGAAACTACTAGGCTGGTACGCGTGTTGCTTGTGCCCTATAGCTTTAAATCAGTTTATTGTAAAGGTCCTATTCTTCAGCAGTATTTTTTAGTGAagtaatagtgtttttctctcataacaaatcaacatAAGCAACAGCAGCATGAGTCAAATTTCAACGAAATGAATATGGCTGAAAatacattttgtaattaatctaatagtatttatttgatattatcaATATTAATAATATCTTATCTATAGTTAGTCAAATTTAAGATACTAAAACATGATGTGGtactagaattgtattttttcatGGACGAAGGGAGTATTAGGCATCAAGCCCTAGGATGGTACGAACTTAGAGCAAATCATTCATATTTACAATCGATGTTCATCGTCCACAAAGAGTGTTGCAACAGTTAAGCAAAAGCAAGTTACCACATCCAGCCTGGCACATagtccactagtagagaaatgatctTTCATCCGCTTCGATTTTGGGCTTTAGTCTTGGTATTTTTTACGTCCGGGAGTAAAGGaagaattagtcccggttggagttaccaacagggactaaagacTCCTGTCCTGGCACGCTTTCGCAGTAggccatctttagtcccggttggtgttaccaacccggactaaaggtccttcaacctttagtcctggctggtaatgccaaccgggactaaagggtgaccttttagtcccggttggtgtcaccaacccggattaaaggtCTCCCACCCGGGATTAAATGTACCCCACAggtcaattcaaaaggagagtgtccaggaccctgtcacatgtggtgtacagCTGAATTGGTAAGGAGTTTATACACGAGGAAAGAGGtcctgggttcgaatctcacacatCATAAGAGATGTCTCCCTACAATTtcgtttatttttctcctgaagatgtttagtcccggttatgtgacccgggactaaaggccaggacctttagtcccggattcgtagtcccggttgggaaaccgagaCTAAAaccagttcccaaccgggactacaacCCATTTCTCTACCGGTGGTCTTTTGGATCTAATTTACGTAGATGAAGTCGGTAGACATGATATATTATAGACACAGCTGATGG
This DNA window, taken from Miscanthus floridulus cultivar M001 chromosome 13, ASM1932011v1, whole genome shotgun sequence, encodes the following:
- the LOC136500499 gene encoding uncharacterized protein, with the protein product MEPTPAAPRVHLQSPQTAVPTRAVEPGRTRRIAVAAPPLPAAALQRRTRVVLYYRADAGEKGASRLWEEAMWAKESLGEAVADHPEMAGRLRRHADGAWEVKLNDAGVRLVEATAEVTLDEFLEAVQDKDRACSWEAALAPWVDVNAEDPDVSALVYVQLTRFQGDGGFAVGVSCSLMLSDPLSLARFLASWARTHARMKAQNDVAAHPLMQYASYFQRPGARGVSVLTKSIPLDTFASGDAGETVLFRARPTTAGAGAPADHHALAVACVAQAKERLGAAGKVPLQFPIVVFNDIDSKGGVSVETCAAAYGQPRGGGRAGYKVEVAQWLELGLEELVLRDSKPLHVSYSILNGGSDGLAVVMPDGGAAGEFLVAATVPK